A portion of the Streptomyces platensis genome contains these proteins:
- a CDS encoding sugar phosphate isomerase/epimerase family protein, with protein MSHGAPSLLDRLSLNQETLRQWSLPELADGCARAGVRGVGLWRAPVQQYGVAAAARLIRDAGLRVSSLCRGGFFTALEPGERAAALDDNRAALDEAAALGTDTLVLVSGGLPPGSRDLAGARERIADALGELAPYAAERGVRLALEPLHPMYAADRCVVSTLAQALDLAERFPADRVGVVVDTYHLWWDDTVGAQIGRAGGTGGAAGSRIAAFQLADWVTPLPEGVLLGRGQLGDGSVDLRWFRERVEAAGYRGPVEVEIFNPALWARDGAEVLAEVVRRVRTHVG; from the coding sequence ATGAGCCACGGCGCCCCGTCACTCCTCGACCGTCTCAGCCTCAACCAGGAGACCCTCCGCCAGTGGTCGCTGCCCGAACTGGCCGACGGCTGCGCACGGGCCGGCGTACGGGGCGTGGGCCTGTGGCGCGCACCCGTCCAGCAGTACGGGGTGGCCGCGGCCGCCCGGCTGATACGGGACGCCGGGCTGCGGGTCAGCAGCCTGTGCCGGGGCGGGTTCTTCACCGCCCTGGAACCGGGCGAGCGGGCAGCCGCCCTGGACGACAACCGGGCGGCCCTCGACGAGGCGGCCGCCCTGGGGACCGACACTCTGGTCCTGGTCTCCGGCGGGCTGCCGCCCGGCAGCCGGGACCTGGCCGGCGCCCGGGAGCGGATCGCGGACGCCCTGGGCGAGTTGGCGCCGTACGCCGCCGAGCGGGGCGTCCGCCTGGCGCTCGAACCGCTGCACCCGATGTACGCCGCGGACCGGTGCGTGGTCTCCACGCTCGCGCAGGCCCTGGACCTCGCCGAACGGTTCCCCGCCGACCGGGTGGGGGTGGTCGTGGACACCTACCACCTGTGGTGGGACGACACGGTCGGCGCGCAGATCGGGCGCGCGGGCGGCACCGGCGGCGCGGCCGGCTCCCGGATCGCCGCCTTCCAGCTCGCCGACTGGGTCACCCCGCTGCCCGAAGGAGTCCTGCTGGGGCGCGGGCAACTCGGGGACGGCTCGGTTGATCTGCGGTGGTTCCGGGAGCGGGTCGAGGCGGCCGGTTACCGGGGCCCGGTCGAGGTGGAGATCTTCAACCCGGCGCTGTGGGCACGGGACGGCGCCGAGGTCCTGGCCGAGGTCGTCCGGCGCGTCCGTACGCACGTCGGATGA
- a CDS encoding dihydrodipicolinate synthase family protein: MNAPAHPARSAPDPVSPTASPPPPLRSRTVYAAAHVVADPYADTTPDGPAAVDWDATLAFRHHLWAHGLGVAEAMDTAQRGAGLDWGAAAELIRRSAAEAHSVGGLLACGAGTDQLPAHGASLADVRDAYEEQLGTVEAAGARPVLMASRQLAAAATGPDDYRELYGHLLRQTTRPAILHWLGPMFDPALAGYWGSADPGAATETLLALVADHPGTVDGVKISLLDPVREVALRRRLPPDVRCYTGDDFHYPELIAGDTHGFSDALLGVFDPLAPLAAAAVRRLDTGDTAGFRAALDPTVTLARHLFAAPTRHYKTGVVLLAWLAGHQPHFTMVGGLQSARSLPHLRRAHQLADALGLFPDPGLAAHRMRTLLAVYGGGGA; the protein is encoded by the coding sequence GTGAACGCCCCGGCGCACCCCGCCCGTTCCGCGCCGGACCCCGTATCCCCGACCGCTTCCCCGCCGCCCCCCTTGCGCTCCCGCACGGTCTACGCCGCCGCCCATGTGGTCGCCGATCCGTACGCCGACACCACCCCGGACGGCCCGGCCGCCGTCGACTGGGACGCCACCCTCGCCTTCCGGCACCACCTGTGGGCGCACGGCCTGGGCGTGGCCGAGGCGATGGACACCGCGCAGCGCGGTGCCGGCCTGGACTGGGGCGCCGCCGCCGAGCTGATCCGGCGCTCCGCCGCCGAGGCACACTCGGTCGGCGGGCTGCTCGCCTGCGGCGCCGGCACCGATCAACTACCCGCCCACGGCGCCTCCTTGGCCGATGTCCGGGACGCGTACGAGGAACAGCTCGGCACCGTCGAGGCGGCCGGCGCCCGGCCCGTCCTGATGGCGTCCCGTCAGCTCGCCGCGGCCGCCACCGGCCCCGACGACTACCGGGAGCTCTACGGCCATCTGCTGCGCCAGACCACCCGGCCGGCGATCCTGCACTGGCTCGGCCCGATGTTCGACCCGGCACTGGCGGGCTACTGGGGCAGCGCGGATCCCGGCGCCGCCACCGAGACGCTCCTCGCGCTCGTCGCCGACCACCCCGGCACGGTGGACGGCGTCAAGATCTCCCTGCTGGACCCCGTCCGGGAGGTGGCGCTGCGCCGCCGGCTGCCCCCGGACGTGCGCTGCTACACCGGCGACGACTTCCACTACCCGGAGCTGATCGCGGGCGACACACACGGCTTCAGCGATGCCCTGCTGGGCGTCTTCGACCCGCTCGCCCCCCTGGCCGCGGCGGCCGTCCGCCGCCTCGACACCGGGGACACCGCGGGTTTCCGGGCCGCCCTGGACCCCACCGTCACGCTCGCCCGGCACCTCTTCGCGGCACCCACCCGCCACTACAAGACCGGTGTGGTCCTGCTGGCCTGGCTGGCGGGCCACCAGCCGCACTTCACCATGGTCGGCGGCCTCCAGTCGGCCCGTTCGCTGCCGCATCTGCGGCGCGCCCACCAACTGGCCGACGCGCTCGGCCTGTTCCCGGACCCCGGGCTCGCCGCCCACCGGATGCGCACCCTGCTCGCGGTATACGGGGGAGGGGGCGCATGA
- a CDS encoding Gfo/Idh/MocA family protein → MTHTTVRIAMNGVTGRMGHRQHLVRSVLALRDQGGLELADGTRIRPEPVLVGRSAHKLRALADRHGVEHWSCDLDSVLGDDTIDVYFDAQITAAREEAVGKAIAAGKHLYVEKPTASGLAGALKLARLAQEAGVKNGVVQDKLFLPGLRKLRRLVESGFFGRLLSVRGEFGYWVFEGDTQPAQRPSWNYRAEDGGGIAADMFPHWEYLLHELFGPVRSVQAHLTTHIPRRWDESGAPYDATADDAAYGIFELAGGIVAQINSSWAVRVHRDELVEFQVDGTEGSAVAGLRHCRIQHRAGTPKPVWNPDVPASEPFRAQWQDVPDNADFDNGFKVQWELFLRHVVRDEPWRWDLAAGARGVQLAELARRSSSEGRRLDVPEAIR, encoded by the coding sequence GTGACACACACGACCGTACGCATCGCCATGAACGGCGTGACCGGACGCATGGGACACCGCCAGCATCTGGTCCGCTCCGTCCTGGCCCTGCGCGACCAGGGCGGCCTGGAGCTCGCCGACGGGACCCGGATCCGGCCCGAGCCCGTCCTCGTCGGCCGCTCCGCGCACAAACTGCGGGCGCTGGCCGACCGCCACGGTGTGGAGCACTGGAGCTGCGACCTCGACTCCGTACTGGGTGACGACACCATCGACGTCTACTTCGACGCCCAGATCACCGCCGCCCGCGAGGAAGCGGTGGGCAAGGCGATCGCCGCCGGAAAGCATCTGTACGTCGAGAAGCCCACCGCGAGCGGCCTGGCCGGCGCCCTGAAGCTGGCCCGGCTGGCCCAGGAGGCGGGCGTCAAGAACGGTGTCGTCCAGGACAAGCTCTTCCTGCCCGGCCTCCGCAAGCTCCGCCGCCTCGTCGAGAGCGGTTTCTTCGGCCGCCTCCTGTCCGTACGGGGCGAGTTCGGCTACTGGGTCTTCGAAGGGGACACCCAGCCGGCGCAGCGCCCCTCCTGGAACTACCGCGCCGAGGACGGCGGCGGCATCGCGGCGGACATGTTCCCGCACTGGGAGTACCTCCTGCACGAACTGTTCGGGCCGGTCAGAAGCGTCCAGGCGCACCTCACCACCCACATCCCGCGCCGCTGGGACGAGTCGGGCGCCCCGTACGACGCCACCGCCGACGACGCCGCCTACGGCATCTTCGAACTGGCCGGCGGCATCGTCGCGCAGATCAACTCCTCCTGGGCGGTCCGGGTGCACCGCGACGAACTCGTGGAGTTCCAGGTGGACGGCACCGAGGGCTCGGCCGTCGCCGGGCTGCGCCACTGCCGCATCCAGCACCGCGCCGGCACCCCCAAGCCCGTCTGGAACCCCGATGTCCCGGCATCCGAGCCGTTCCGCGCGCAATGGCAGGACGTCCCCGACAACGCCGACTTCGACAACGGGTTCAAGGTCCAGTGGGAGCTGTTCCTCCGGCATGTCGTACGCGACGAGCCCTGGCGCTGGGACCTGGCGGCGGGCGCCCGCGGCGTCCAGCTCGCCGAACTGGCGCGGCGTTCCTCTTCGGAGGGACGCCGCCTGGACGTGCCGGAGGCGATCCGGTGA
- a CDS encoding bifunctional helix-turn-helix transcriptional regulator/GNAT family N-acetyltransferase gives MTTGTASGMTSGAARDATPEVRELRRFNRFYTNLIGALDYGRHLYTPFTLTEARVLYEVAHHERVDAADLRASLSLDAGYLSRLLGKFEDRELITRGKSEQDPRRQRITLTDGGREAAGLLEERSQDAAGSLLEQLPDEDRARLVDSMRTIRALLGEGAAHPAENRAEVTLRTSRPGDLGWMVERNAALYAAEYGFDLSYEALVARIIAEYAEAFDPRWDRTWIAELDGRRAGSVMCVRDRPGVARLRLLLVEPDARGHGVGRQLVDACVEFAREAGYGEMVLWTNSVLGAARRIYQRAGFELVAESAHHSFGQDLVGQDWRMVL, from the coding sequence ATGACAACCGGTACGGCATCCGGCATGACCTCCGGCGCGGCGCGCGACGCCACGCCCGAGGTCCGCGAGCTGCGCAGATTCAACCGCTTCTACACGAACCTGATCGGCGCCCTCGACTACGGGCGGCATCTCTACACCCCCTTCACCCTCACCGAGGCCCGGGTGCTCTACGAGGTCGCGCACCACGAGCGGGTGGACGCCGCGGATCTGCGGGCCTCGCTGTCGCTGGACGCCGGCTATCTGAGCAGGCTGCTCGGCAAGTTCGAGGACCGCGAGCTGATCACCCGCGGCAAGTCCGAGCAGGACCCCCGCCGGCAGCGCATCACGCTGACCGACGGCGGCCGGGAGGCGGCCGGCCTGCTGGAGGAGCGCTCGCAGGACGCCGCCGGGTCGCTGCTGGAGCAGCTCCCGGACGAGGACCGGGCCCGGCTGGTGGACTCGATGCGGACCATCCGCGCCCTGCTCGGCGAGGGCGCCGCACACCCGGCCGAGAACCGGGCGGAGGTGACGCTGCGCACGTCCCGCCCCGGGGACCTGGGCTGGATGGTCGAGCGCAACGCCGCGCTCTACGCCGCCGAGTACGGCTTCGATCTGAGCTATGAGGCGCTGGTGGCCCGGATCATCGCCGAGTACGCCGAGGCCTTCGACCCGCGGTGGGACCGCACCTGGATAGCCGAGCTGGACGGGCGCCGGGCGGGCTCGGTGATGTGCGTACGGGACAGGCCCGGGGTGGCCCGGCTGCGGCTGCTGCTGGTGGAGCCGGACGCCCGCGGGCACGGCGTGGGCCGTCAACTCGTCGACGCCTGCGTGGAGTTCGCCCGCGAGGCCGGGTACGGCGAGATGGTGCTGTGGACCAACTCCGTCCTCGGCGCGGCCCGCCGTATCTATCAGCGGGCCGGGTTCGAGCTGGTCGCCGAGTCGGCGCACCACAGCTTCGGGCAGGACCTGGTCGGCCAGGACTGGCGGATGGTCCTGTGA
- a CDS encoding sugar phosphate isomerase/epimerase family protein → MRFAFSTLGVPGMPVADVLRLATDTGYQGVELRAHPEEPVHPLIGMRERAAVRKQFADAGVEILAVAGYAQVAAARDTAGEEELAQELSELVWLAADLGAPYVRVFPGGGERPAAEADADAARRLAAVAPLAAERGVRVLLETHDSHRTGAAAARVLGPVGHRQVGALWDVLHSWLGGEEPTDTHAALAPHLGYVQVKDVASAEDRTPLPLGAGTVPLAAALATLGQDPADAHGPVPAPEGTYDQGAGGWLCWEYEKRWYPGATDLPALLAPGRAHLQRLLGDGPAAS, encoded by the coding sequence ATGCGCTTCGCTTTCTCCACACTCGGTGTGCCCGGCATGCCGGTGGCCGACGTCCTGCGGCTGGCCACCGACACCGGGTATCAGGGCGTGGAGCTGCGGGCCCATCCGGAGGAACCGGTGCATCCACTGATCGGGATGCGGGAACGGGCCGCGGTGCGCAAGCAGTTCGCGGACGCCGGGGTCGAGATCCTGGCCGTCGCCGGATACGCCCAGGTGGCCGCGGCCCGGGACACGGCGGGCGAGGAGGAGCTGGCGCAGGAGCTGAGCGAGCTGGTGTGGCTCGCCGCGGATCTGGGGGCGCCGTATGTCCGGGTCTTCCCCGGCGGCGGGGAGCGCCCGGCGGCCGAGGCGGACGCGGACGCCGCCCGCCGGCTCGCCGCGGTGGCCCCGCTCGCGGCCGAACGGGGCGTCCGGGTGCTGCTGGAGACCCATGACTCGCACCGTACGGGCGCGGCCGCCGCCCGGGTGCTGGGCCCCGTGGGGCACCGTCAGGTCGGGGCGCTCTGGGACGTGCTGCACAGCTGGCTCGGTGGCGAGGAGCCGACCGACACCCATGCCGCGCTCGCCCCGCATCTGGGCTATGTCCAGGTCAAGGACGTCGCCTCGGCCGAGGACCGCACCCCCCTCCCGCTCGGCGCCGGCACCGTCCCACTGGCCGCCGCCCTGGCCACCCTGGGCCAGGACCCCGCCGACGCCCACGGCCCGGTACCGGCCCCCGAGGGCACCTACGACCAGGGCGCGGGCGGCTGGCTGTGCTGGGAGTACGAGAAGCGCTGGTACCCGGGCGCGACCGACCTCCCCGCCCTGCTGGCCCCGGGCCGCGCCCATCTCCAGCGGCTCCTGGGAGACGGGCCTGCGGCTTCCTGA
- a CDS encoding glycoside hydrolase family 3 protein gives MHSRRTVLTTAAAAAAAAAGAGAGAAPAHGTAPAVGQQPAAPAPSAATRARLRRLISRMTPEEKVGQLFVMRVYGHSATDPDPADAAANQKEIGVANAAELIAKYHVGGIIYFGWAHNTREPHQIADLSNGIQKAAAAQRVPVPVLISTDQEHGIVARVGAPATLFPGAMALGAGGSRDDARTAARIAGEELLAMGIRQDYAPDADVNVNPANPVIGVRSFGADPQAVARMVAAEVKGYQGAGIASCAKHFPGHGDTDTDSHVGLPYIHHSAQEWERLDAPPFKAAIAAGIDSIMTAHIVVPAFDPSEDPATLSRPILTGILREKLGYDGVVVTDSLGMEGVRVKYGDARVPVLALKAGVDQLLNPPDLAVAHGAVLAALKEGELTERDLDAKLLRILLLKERRGLFKDPYTTHRAVDRVVGTRAHLATADRIADRTTTLLRNDTGILPLSRRREGRVLVAGVDAAAPSGTGGPPTTVLARALTELGFTATALSTGQTPTQQRIEEAVAALRERDAVVVATYNVTAASGQRRLVEALLATGKPVVQLAVRNPYDIAQLTGVTAALASYSWTDVELRAAARVIAGQRNPAGRLPVPIMRADAPTRALYQMGHGLTY, from the coding sequence ATGCACTCCAGACGTACCGTCCTGACCACCGCGGCCGCCGCGGCCGCCGCTGCCGCGGGCGCAGGCGCGGGTGCCGCCCCCGCGCACGGCACGGCGCCCGCCGTCGGCCAGCAGCCCGCCGCCCCCGCCCCGTCCGCCGCCACCCGGGCCCGGCTGCGCCGCCTCATCTCCCGTATGACTCCGGAGGAAAAGGTCGGCCAGCTCTTCGTCATGCGGGTCTACGGGCACTCCGCCACCGACCCCGACCCGGCCGATGCCGCCGCGAACCAGAAGGAGATCGGCGTCGCCAACGCCGCCGAGCTGATCGCCAAGTACCACGTCGGCGGCATCATCTACTTCGGCTGGGCACACAACACCCGTGAGCCGCACCAGATCGCCGATCTCTCCAACGGCATCCAGAAGGCCGCCGCCGCCCAGCGCGTCCCCGTGCCGGTGCTGATCTCCACCGACCAGGAACACGGCATAGTGGCCCGCGTCGGTGCGCCCGCGACGCTCTTCCCCGGGGCGATGGCGCTCGGCGCGGGCGGCTCCCGCGACGATGCCCGTACGGCGGCCCGGATCGCCGGCGAGGAGCTGCTCGCCATGGGCATCCGGCAGGACTACGCGCCGGACGCCGATGTCAATGTCAACCCCGCCAACCCGGTCATCGGGGTGCGCTCCTTCGGCGCGGACCCGCAGGCCGTGGCCCGTATGGTCGCCGCCGAGGTGAAGGGCTATCAGGGCGCCGGGATCGCCTCCTGCGCCAAGCACTTCCCCGGCCACGGCGACACCGACACCGACAGCCATGTCGGGCTGCCGTACATCCACCACAGTGCGCAGGAGTGGGAGCGGCTGGACGCGCCGCCCTTCAAGGCCGCGATCGCCGCCGGTATCGACTCGATCATGACGGCGCATATCGTCGTGCCCGCCTTCGACCCGAGCGAGGACCCGGCCACCCTCTCCCGCCCGATCCTCACCGGCATCCTGCGCGAAAAGCTCGGTTACGACGGTGTGGTGGTGACCGACTCCCTCGGGATGGAGGGCGTACGGGTGAAGTACGGCGACGCCCGGGTGCCGGTGCTGGCCCTCAAGGCCGGGGTCGACCAGTTGCTGAACCCGCCGGATCTGGCCGTCGCGCACGGTGCCGTCCTGGCCGCGCTCAAGGAGGGCGAGCTGACCGAGCGGGACCTCGACGCGAAGCTGCTGCGCATCCTGCTGCTCAAGGAACGGCGCGGACTCTTCAAGGACCCGTACACCACCCACCGGGCCGTGGACCGGGTGGTCGGCACCCGCGCGCACCTCGCCACCGCCGACCGGATCGCGGACCGCACCACCACACTGCTGCGCAACGACACCGGCATCCTGCCGCTGTCCCGGCGCCGGGAGGGCCGGGTGCTGGTGGCGGGCGTCGACGCGGCCGCGCCGTCCGGGACCGGCGGCCCGCCCACCACGGTGCTGGCGCGGGCCCTGACCGAGCTGGGCTTCACGGCCACCGCCCTGTCCACGGGCCAGACGCCGACTCAGCAGCGGATCGAGGAGGCGGTGGCGGCGCTCCGTGAGCGGGACGCGGTGGTGGTGGCCACCTATAACGTGACCGCGGCCTCGGGCCAGCGGAGGCTGGTGGAGGCGCTCCTCGCGACGGGTAAGCCGGTGGTGCAGCTGGCGGTCCGCAACCCGTATGACATCGCCCAGTTGACCGGGGTCACGGCGGCTCTGGCGAGCTATTCCTGGACGGATGTGGAGCTGCGGGCGGCGGCCCGGGTGATCGCCGGGCAGCGGAATCCGGCGGGCCGGCTGCCCGTCCCGATAATGCGCGCCGACGCCCCGACCCGGGCGCTCTACCAGATGGGCCACGGGCTGACGTACTGA
- a CDS encoding S28 family serine protease, whose translation MRKATRWLLSLAVLIGTAGAGSTPAGAATAAGPRTEDIKDRILAIPGMSLIEEKPVDGYRYFVLNYTQPVDHRHPSKGTFQQRLTLLHKSVDRPTVFFTSGYNVNTTPSRSEPTKIIDGNQVSMEYRYFTPSRPTPTDWKKLDIRQAANDQHRIFRALHRIYGKNWIDTGGSKGGMTATYYRRFFPHDMNGTVAYVAPNDVRNDEDSAYDRFFRTVGTAQCRTALTAIEREALLRRGEMVKRFQKWADKEKQTFTKVGNADRAYEVMVTDLVFGFWQYQPAETACAEVPKPTVSTDELWKWMDKVGGFDSYTDQGMEPYTPYYYQAGTQLGEPGYGYPQLSGLLKYPGINNSRSFVPKDIPMRFDRRAMPDVDRWVRHHAQRMMFVNGEYDPWSSEHFEVGKGARDSYVFTVPGGNHGSNIAKLKEADRTKATAELLDWAGVQAPAGKPAPLAPDNKKLDKQEIRRMPLLRP comes from the coding sequence ATGCGCAAGGCCACCAGATGGCTGCTGTCGCTCGCGGTGCTCATAGGCACGGCGGGAGCCGGCAGCACGCCGGCCGGGGCGGCTACCGCCGCCGGGCCGCGGACCGAGGACATCAAGGACCGGATCCTGGCGATTCCGGGGATGAGCCTCATCGAGGAAAAGCCGGTCGACGGCTACCGCTACTTCGTTTTGAATTACACCCAGCCGGTTGACCACCGGCACCCCTCGAAGGGGACCTTCCAGCAGCGGCTGACCCTGCTGCACAAGTCGGTGGACCGGCCGACGGTGTTCTTCACCTCCGGGTACAACGTGAACACCACGCCGTCCCGCAGCGAACCCACCAAGATCATCGACGGCAACCAAGTCTCGATGGAATACCGGTACTTCACCCCGTCGCGGCCCACGCCCACCGACTGGAAGAAGCTGGACATCCGGCAGGCCGCCAACGACCAGCACCGTATCTTCCGGGCGCTGCACCGTATCTACGGCAAGAACTGGATCGACACCGGCGGCAGCAAGGGCGGCATGACCGCCACGTACTACCGCCGTTTCTTCCCGCACGACATGAACGGCACCGTCGCCTATGTCGCGCCCAATGACGTACGCAACGACGAGGACTCGGCGTACGACCGGTTCTTCCGCACCGTCGGGACCGCGCAGTGCCGCACCGCCCTCACCGCCATCGAGCGCGAGGCCCTGCTGCGCCGCGGCGAGATGGTCAAGCGCTTCCAGAAGTGGGCCGACAAGGAGAAGCAGACCTTCACCAAGGTCGGCAACGCGGACCGGGCCTACGAAGTCATGGTCACGGACCTGGTGTTCGGGTTCTGGCAGTACCAGCCGGCCGAGACCGCCTGCGCCGAGGTGCCCAAGCCGACCGTCTCCACCGATGAGCTGTGGAAGTGGATGGACAAGGTCGGCGGCTTCGACAGCTACACCGACCAGGGCATGGAGCCGTACACGCCGTACTACTACCAGGCGGGCACCCAGCTCGGAGAGCCCGGCTACGGCTACCCGCAGCTGTCCGGTCTGCTGAAGTACCCCGGCATCAACAACTCCCGGTCGTTCGTGCCGAAGGACATCCCGATGCGCTTCGACCGGCGCGCGATGCCCGACGTCGACCGCTGGGTGCGCCACCACGCACAGCGGATGATGTTCGTCAACGGTGAGTACGACCCGTGGAGTTCGGAGCACTTCGAGGTCGGCAAGGGCGCCCGGGACTCCTACGTCTTCACCGTGCCCGGCGGCAACCACGGCTCGAACATCGCGAAGCTGAAGGAGGCCGACCGCACCAAGGCCACCGCCGAGCTTCTCGACTGGGCCGGTGTCCAGGCCCCGGCCGGCAAGCCCGCCCCGCTGGCCCCGGACAACAAGAAGCTGGACAAGCAGGAGATCCGGCGGATGCCGCTGCTGCGGCCCTGA